One Babylonia areolata isolate BAREFJ2019XMU chromosome 20, ASM4173473v1, whole genome shotgun sequence DNA segment encodes these proteins:
- the LOC143294801 gene encoding glucosidase 2 subunit beta-like — protein sequence MFSKLLLLIAVTCAVKASERPRGVSPTRAGSYQSGKDFTCLDSGETIPWQFVNDDYCDCKDGTDEPGTSACINGVFFCENRGHRGIYLTSSRVNDGICDCCDGSDEFEERIKCVNQCDEIGRQEREEREKFRLLQEQGYKVKQEYMQQGKRTKDEKRSRLSELEKQVTDLKSARDELQRKKDDAEGPEKEAKEKHEKAWEELKAERQALKDREKAVGVFAELDINNDNVVDFVEMLRHSEFDIDSDGSVSVEEAKEYLDDNEEVELETFQNKIYPNIKDIYKSLTENGQAPDQPLPDEMATPPPPPEEDASVPRTVPTPDGPADGSDIDDDDDEEDDYDKEDDEDEEEEERGEEAKTEQKKEEEQEDQMPPYDAETQKLIELADAVRSEYNEADTKVRDAENEINGLKKYLEVDYGPNEEYSSLRGQCFEYTDREYTYKLCPFDKAVQRPKSGGMETSLGTWGHWYGPEEDKYDAMKYENGQSCWNGPSRSCHVNLHCGTENKLTGASEPSRCEYQFEFTTPARCKHPQDVPTAHPHEEL from the exons ATGTTTTCCAAGCTGCTTCTGCTTATAGCTGTAACATGTGCTGTAAAAGCATCAGAACGGCCGCGGGGAGTTTCTCCCACAA GGGCTGGGTCTTACCAGAGTGGGAAAGATTTCACTTGTCTGGATTCCGGAGAAACCATTCCATGGCAGTTTGTTAATGATGACTACTGCGACTGTAAAGATGGAACAGATGAACCAG GTACCTCAGCATGTATCAATGGTGTTTTCTTTTGTGAAAACCGAGGTCACAGAGGCATCTATCTCACTTCCTCCAGAGTCAACGATGGAATCTGTG attGCTGTGATGGAAGTGACGAGTTTGAAGAGCGCATAAAGTGTGTCAACCAGTGCGA tgaaattGGTCGCCAGGagcgtgaggagagagagaagttccGACTGTTACAAGAACAGGGGTACAAGGTGAAGCAGGAATACATGCAGCAAGGCAAGCGCACTAAGGATGAGAAACGG tCACGACTGTCCGAGCTTGAAAAGCAGGTGACAGATCTGAAATCAGCCAGAGACGAACTTCAGc GAAAGAAGGATGATGCTGAAGGTCCTGAGAAAGAAGCCAAAGAGAAGCATGAAAAGGCTTGGGAAG AGCTGAAGGCTGAGCGTCAGGCACTAAAGGACCGTGAAAAAGCTGTGGGTGTGTTTGCTGAGCTGGACATTAACAATGATAATGT GGTGGACTTTGTGGAAATGCTGAGACACTCAGAGTTTGATATTGATTCTGACGGGTCAGTCAGCGTTGAAGAGGCAaag GAATACCTGGATGACAACGAGGAGGTGGAACTGGAGACGTTCCAGAACAAGATCTACCCCAACATCAAGGACATCTACAAGTCCCTCACAGAGAATGGCCAGGCACCAGACCAACCTCTCCCTGATGAGAtggccacccctccacccccgccagaG GAAGACGCCTCCGTGCCCAGGACTGTGCCTACTCCTGATGGCCCTGCTGACGGGTCTGAtatagatgatgacgatgatgaggaagatgattATGACAAAGAGGATGACGAGGATGAGGAA GAGGAGGAGCGAGGGGAGGAGGCCAAAACCGagcagaaaaaggaggaagagcaggaggaccAGATGCCCCCTTATGACGCCGAGACCCAGAAACTGATTGAAC tggcTGATGCAGTCAGGAGTGAGTATAACGAAGCTGATACCAAAGTCAGGGATGCAGAGAATGAAATCAA TGGCCTGAAGAAGTATTTGGAGGTGGACTATGGCCCCAATGAGGAGTACAGCTCTCTCCGTGGCCAGTGCTTCGAGTACACTGACCGCGAATACACCTACAAGCTGTGTCCATTTGACAAGGCCGTGCAAAGACCCAAGTCTGGGGGAATGGAGACCAGTCTGGG AACCTGGGGACACTGGTATGGCCCAGAGGAAGACAAATACGATGCCATGAAATACGAAAATGGTCAGAGCTGTTGGAATGGGCCCAGCCGTTCATGCCAT gtcaaTTTACACTGCGGCACAGAGAACAAGCTGACAGGAGCCAGCGAGCCCAGCCGCTGTGAATACCAGTTTGAGTTCACCACCCCTGCACGCTGCAAACATCCCCAAGACGTACCCACTGCACACCCCCACGAAGAACtgtag